DNA sequence from the Lycium barbarum isolate Lr01 chromosome 5, ASM1917538v2, whole genome shotgun sequence genome:
ATTCGGTGGCAGAGGCAGAATTTTCATAGGGGAAGTCAAAATATCTAAaaagtaaaagaaagaaaaaactaaGAGGATTCAACAAATAGTATATATCATAAACTTTTTTTCCTTATCTATACAGTGTAATATTCCAACGAAGGGGTGTCGATTGACACCCGAATGGAGCCTTGAGAGAGCAAACTATGAGAGAGGAAGAGCCTAGGGGCTGAGTTTGTTGGCAGAGGCAAATTCAAAATTTAGAGTTAGTGAATTCAAATAAGTATGATcgtatatatacacacatttgaacttttttttttttttttttgcttatacaCACGTGGTTGAGCTGAAAAAAATGGATCCAGTTGAACCCACCGAACCGTCCCTAAATCGACATCTGTTTGCTGGCTGTAGTAGTTGTGAAGTTTTGAAAGTACATAATATGAGAGAGAAGATGGGTCAAATGGCATTTTGGAGACTAAAGTTCAAATTATTTAGGGAGAAAAAATACATTTAAAGGTGATTTGTTCTTATTTGAGCAAGTTTTGGTACGTAAAGTTATAACAAGTGATCGATGAATTAATTGAGACACGCAGTACTTAAGTGATTGATAGAACATCCTACCAGTTGAAAAAAGAATAGCAGGGTGATTTCACCTCTATTCAAGAGAGACAACAACCAAAGAGCACTAGAACTAGATAAGGCACTTATATTAATAATAAGACAAATTAGTTAAGGAGCTTTTCTAATTTAGCAACAGCTAGTAGTTTGAAAAATGAAAGGAGTAGGTACCAGTATCCTGGAGGTCTCTTGCTTGATGGTAACTTGGAACTTCTTTCCATGAGAGCGAGCAGTCTTAGTAGGTTTACCATTGAATGCTTCTCCTTGGTATATCATTCGTAGCTTTTCCTTCAACAATTCTATCTGCTCCTCTATTTTTCCACTTTTCTGTCACATTCATCAATTCACTTATAAGTATATTGGTAAATTTAAAGCCCTGCATCTTTCTAAAGGAGTATGCTTTAAAACATTGGTGTTTTGACCCAACCAAGGAACCCCATACAAGAAAGCATAAGGAGAATGGATGTTGAGGTATAACACAATTCAAAAAACTATTTCATGAGGTGAGGGTTGCTCAACATCATATAAGGAGACTAACGTATACCCTCACTAGGATATACTAACAGTCATGCATGTCTAGAACTGGACACCTGGAATGTAAATAGCATAATATAGGAGCTCAGCATTGGATATATCAAAAATATGGATGGATCTGCCTCTCATACTAAACAATTAATATTTTTAAAGACTAATGAAATGAGAATTGCCTAAAACCTTCAAAATCATACAACGAGACTGCAGTCCGTACCCCAATCAACGTGAGAATCTTAACAGAAAAGTTTGACGAATATCGTTCACATTAGGCATAATTGATGATACTTATAAACCAAATTTTGGGATGGATGTACTGTTTACCTACGAGTTTGCCAGAACTCAATAATATTTGTCAAAATTATGTATTTGCCTTAAAAATTCATTTAATATACAATTTAGAATCCAATAGCTCTAAAGGACTAGAATCTAGAACCATAAACCTcaaatcctggattcgcctctAAAATAACTCATGTTCAACCGACTTGTCTTTCATCACTCATTTAAGATTGTTAGCATGTACCAAAAGTATCTTTTGAACTTGTAACCTAAACATATTATGACATTCCTATAATTATAAAAGCATATCATTTATGATAAAATAACAAGTTTAAAGTTGAAAAATATTAACAGGGGAGTTTTGTTTATGCACCTTGTATAAGTCGATAAGGACATTGTCCAATGATTCCTGTGTCTGTTTGGAGCATCGATATCTAAAGGACTTAATAGCTTCAATGGCCTCTTCAGCTTTATCTTGTTGTTTCATTACTACTGCCATATCTTTCAAAGCACTATCTACTCTATCTCCAGCATTTATTGCCTTCCAAAATAGAACTATAGCACCTTCTGGATCTTTCTCAACCAGCTGAAATTGACATAAGAAAAACAAGAATCATTGTTACAAAGATGCCTAAACAAATGCATTTGGATTTGTTGATTTCAAATTCTGTTGAGATTTAAAATGGGGTAATCCCAATAATATACAATCCAGCATAAAGTATTGCATCCACGGAGCCATATTTTTAATTACATCCGCATAGCTAACTTTTTTCTGCAACagtgtttatacacacgatatagaATGTTAcacaacattatacacttactgtaGATAATGTATCAacttgtataaaaatgtataataatgTTTAAGGGTCATTTCGGGTAATATTAGAAATATGGGCCATTTTTCATTTTGTCATTTAAAGTCTACAACTTGAAACCTCTAAATGTTAATTATTAATCTATAAAGAATTTGAAATCCATCTATGCTTGGGCTTGTCAACTTAATTGTGGGTGTCAAGGGAACTGTATATTCTATAAACATGGGCCGATTACAGGTTTATGCGAACGCACTAGTTTCTGCTCAAATCCTGTATCCATATTAAAAACTTCattgaatatatataaatatatggcTGTGAACTCAGTTATTATCGTATATTAACTTGATATCACTGTTGAaactcataaactttaaattctgAATCCGTCTCTATTTACAAATTAATTTTCTAGTCTTTGTAAGACAAGAAAGGGTAAGGTGGGTCAAGTTTATGGGTCGGATAGTCTAAAATGGTtggttttacatttttttttttggcttttaaaCATTGTATACCATATCATTAAATTATTACCTGAAATATATTTTCTGGCTAAGAGTATGTAATTTTGTTATAAAGCAAAGAAAAGTGACTTTTGTTACCCCATTTTCTATAATTGAATGGATCTTTTGCTACAAAATTATAAAAAGCGACTTTAATACATCATTTTCAatagttttattttttaaatgaaaGATTGAGCTGCAAAGAGTAGCTCCGGTAAGAAGAGAGAAAGTTTGATTGACAAGGACATTATGTGAATGGAAGAATTGACACAAATCTAATCTGAAGTATGTGTTGCGGCAAATTGAGTGACCATTATAAGTAATCAACTCCATATGATTCGTACTAATAATTAGAATAAAACATCCTTAAAATTCTCAGAATGAGTTTATGAAAAAAGATATTAATACAGTATACATAGCAACATCTTTAATTGTAACAAACCTGTGCATATTTTGCTCTGACATAAGGGCTATCCCCAAGGGGAAGCTTATAAATAACACGATAATTAGAATCAACTAGTAAAtatggagtccggagcctaaagggtataaaaatacacggtataaatcaAAAGGGGATAATAAAAAATTTAcagaccaaaacgggtataacgtggagcagtccacgttataccccaaattttttttccaTTGTCAGAACGATCacggaaaaattaaaaaaaataaattaaaaggtataacatggatcagtccacgttatacctttcaTTAATTTTTCCCCAGCGTTTTACAAATAGTTTGTAAGACGTTacctctatttaaatcatattcggctgtgtttttaataaaaaaattttaTTGATACAGAGTCCATGGTTGTTGTCTCTCTGGGGATGATGTTGAGTTTCGCTCCCAATTATACACCACCGGCAGAGTATGTTGAGCCTCCTACTGTGCAAGTGCCTCGTCATCAACGTCCTAATGTACTAAGACCTGCGGTTCTCCACTACAGTTGTCTCACGGATGATTACAGAAAGGATCATTccaatttgaacagtcacctaattgctactacgttgataccatatattatgggcgatccatacatcagtattaagtcagttcagcaaaaaaataaaaggattgcatacgtttactcctagttatagaaaagcacaaaagaggcgtaagaaagctattgaaatggtatttggtgattttgaaacctctttcaagacattgccccaatacatggctgccttaaaatatttcaatctgtggaccgttgttgagtgggagcaccaatcaactacaatgcaaAGTGAACACATTTTCAAATTTCTGTCtgggcttataaaccaagcatcgatggattcaaaagttgcaggcctgtcatctcaatagacggtactcatctgtacggtaagtatgagatgaaactgctaattgctgttggaattgatgcgaacaataacatttttccacttgcatatgctattgttgcacATGAGAGCTTTGAGTCCTAGACATGGTTCCTTAtgttgttgtggagacatattgGTCGTGACAgaattggacttatttctgaccgtcatcagggcatcttgcaatgtgtccaaacacatgattggttacaaccaccattcacacaccataggttttgcgttcggcatttgaaaaacaacttcaataaaaagttcctcagcagtgaccttgagaagctaatgtggttggcggctacagagcaccagatGAAGAAAtataaaatgaggatggaacAGATCAAAACAATGTCACCTCCAGCGTATCTGTGGTTAAAATCTCTCCCGAAGGAGAAATGGACATTGCATAAGGACAACGATCATAGGTGGGGAgctatgacaacgaatgtctccgagtcttacaacgatttattgaagaaagctcATAGATTGCCCGTTACTGCCATGGtccgttatacgtttaaaaatcttgttgatcggtttgttgagagaagcacccttgctgatttgttgattgcggataaaaaattttggccgcgcgctgttgaaaagaagtttgatgaatactgggagaggtccctaaagcatactgacatgcagcaatacaatacaactgaaggggtctttgagattctgacatttgcacacgaaggtaagagcgaaaatatccataaagtctctgccgaagggaaaaagtgtttgtgtgggaagtggagaaactaccatatgccatgttcacatgcaattaaattttgtgatatccgcggaattcaaccaaagacctatgttagcaagtactacagttgtaggttttacaagcaaacgtacagtggaaaattttcaccgttgggtgatgaggcatattgaccaccttctcccttcagtttaattgcaaacactgaatacgagcgaacttcaggagtgcggactacaactagaaagaggaatgaaatggatatagctcctgctcgcatggctagaaagtgtagtacgtgcaagaaaacaggtcataacaagaatcgctgccccgacagaaatcaatagttgttgttgcttgttggtttttatgtttttttcttaagttgtacgattgttgtttccttatgtaatcttccaagaatatatagcATGTCTTGTGCcatttaatagttagtatgtaatttaacatttactacagttaatgtgtgacgtttatttaacttatattttattttttatttctattcgcatatataacacatatttaattattgcatgtgttaaaatatttatttgagttaatcactgaaattaactatatgctttaaaaatttaaaaaatcaataaattttttttattaaaaacgcagccgaatatgatttaaatagaggcaacATCTTACAAACTATTTGTAAAACGCTGGGGAAAAAATTAATGAAAGGTATAACGtagatcagtccacgttataccttttaattttttttttaatttttccgtGATCATTTTGACAAtggaaaaaaaatttggggtataacgtggactgttccacgttatacccgttttggtctgTAAATTTTTGGCTACGCCCTTTtagtttataccgtgtatttttataccctttaggcttcGGACTCAGTAAATATGCCCGCGCTACGCGCGGTGCATTGGCCATTTTTTTAATCACAATTGTTCATATTTTTTTCCAATATGATGTCAAATCCCGAAAAAAGTTGGTTGTCGTTATTTCAATATTTCCATCACTTTAAGTAACTATGATCATAAACAATCTCTTTCGAAGTTATGTCACCAAGTGTAAAAAATAAATGCAAAGATATCATATTCAGTACCAGTGAATTCTACATTCAACACTTAGACATGCAAGGACTGAGGGTACACTTAC
Encoded proteins:
- the LOC132639138 gene encoding protein SULFUR DEFICIENCY-INDUCED 1-like; the encoded protein is MILSVIIRETTVVENRRLRTPYLLVDSNYRVIYKLPLGDSPYVRAKYAQLVEKDPEGAIVLFWKAINAGDRVDSALKDMAVVMKQQDKAEEAIEAIKSFRYRCSKQTQESLDNVLIDLYKKSGKIEEQIELLKEKLRMIYQGEAFNGKPTKTARSHGKKFQVTIKQETSRILGNLGWAYMQQTNYAAAEVVYHKAQQIDPDAYKASNLCLCLIKLARFNEARTVLEDILQGVLPGSDDPKSKTRAMELLKELESFKFASSNSSQLILEDVFIEGLDQLMNQMVPFRSRRLPIFEEISAYRDQLAC